The window TCCagtgcatttttcattttggtcATTATAGTTCGAAGTTTCAAACTGGCTCCTTTTTATcctttctatctccttattgaattgcCCATTGTTCATACATAATCCACTGATTTGGGGTCCATGATTCATTGAGCTCACTGAGCATATTTAATGCAAGGATGTGCTATCTCTGGCTACTAATTCCTCCGGAATAGTTTCTAtcaaagcctttttatttttcttcctgcaaGTGAaccatattttcctttctttatatgttttgtgATCTGGGGAAAACTGAACACTGAGTACTATGATGGGATTGCTCTGAAAAGCAGATGGTCCCTCCCCAGAAGCCAATTCTGTGGCTTGTGGAAGGCTGTCTCCTGTTTCTACTGTGACTCTTGCAGACTGTTTTCGTGAGGACTGTATTCCGTGTTGTGTGCAGTCTGTCAGTTTTCTGTTCCTTTGTCTCTGGGGTCACCTGTGATGGAGGTTTCCTGAACTGTTGAATCTCAGCTGTGTCTTCCTTGGTCACTGTGTCTGATTGTGTTCCAAAGCAGGGGATTTCAGtagtcccctcccacccccaactTGATGGTTGTTTCCCTGGAGAGACTGAACCCTGGAGCTTCCTACTCTGCCATTTTCTGTTGCAAATGCTATTTGTAGACACCAACATTTCAGAGGTTGCTCCATACTCTGTGAAACACCCCGATCTCTAGTCCTAGGAGTTCTGAGGGGCCCTCAGCACACGACCCAGCTTACTGAGACTGAGATGAATGTGTGCCCCATGTACGCTACACACGTTGCAACCTTCAGCATGCCTGAGAAGAGCGGCTGGCCCTTCTTACACCTACAAAGAATAAACTGAGAATCCCGTGAGATTTCCTATTTCAACATGAAATGTGAAAGTCTGTCCCATTTATGTTAATACAGGCaatgaaagaacaaaaccatAATGACCAGGTTGTAGTagaaacagaattttaatataatattcaagTCTAGCATTTTCTATttacaacaaataaatattgcCCCAACCCaatcagtaaacttttttttttgctttttgctttttatacaaatattcaacccctccccctcccccaagcccTCCTTCCCCCCAACCCCGTCTCACGTGGTCTGTAAAGCCCAGGATGCGGTGGTGAATGGCACTTTCAGTGGCAGGAGATTCGACACCAATGGAGCTGTCCTCACGTGCCAGGAAGAGTGTGGCCCGTGAGAGGGCTTCTCTCTCCGCTCCCAGGGCGGGCGGGGTGTGTGGTGGGTGACACCCTGACTCTCAGTGGGCCCTGGAGGTGGACTCTTTGGTGCAGCCTGAGAAAGGCTAGAGTGGTGGGAGGAGGGGCCGGGACCCCAGGATGGTCACAGGCGAGTGCCTGTAGGCACCAGGAGAGAACTGCAGAGGTCAGACCCGCTGGGTGAGGGGTGCCCTGGGGTCCCCGCGGGCACAGGTGGTAGTGACTTGCACCTGAGAAGGTGTCAGGAACTGTACAGAGGGCAGTGGCCAGGGGCAGGCAGAGCACCATGCCCACCGGCAGCGCTTCTTAGCCAAAGTCAGCTAGTCCTCTGTCGCAGAGAGCAGAAGGCACCTAAGGCAGCGGGTGGTCCACGGAGGCCAGGTCAGCCTGTCAACTGGCAGGTGTCAATCCCGGCAGCAGGAGAGGTTCAGGTGAACTGGAGTCTGGGGGTggcctgggctggcaggtgggtaGAAGGGGGCTGCTTGTCCTGAGCCACTCTAGTCTCTGTGCTCAGCCACTGGCCAGCCCACCCTAGGGAGATGTCCTTAGAAGATGCCCTTGGCAATCCTGAGCCCTTTCTGCTTCATGCGAGGGAGGGTGGAGCTGGCTCCGTGCTTGACCTTTGCCCCCTTGGAGAAGGTCCGCTTCTTCAGGACAAAGTCATAGTTGGCGGTAGAGTTCATGGCGTAGAACACATTGGCGTTTTCAGGGATCTTTAGTTCTGGTGAGAGAGGGGCAGAGGGGTGGTCATGGTATTCATAGGCCCCCACAGGATCCACTCCCTGAGTCTCCTTTAGGACAGGCCTAAGCCACAGGCCTGAGATCCCCCAGTCCGGCTCCCCCCTGGATGCTTTCTGCCTGAAGACAGACTTTGCCGAGGCCCTGCTGGGGTCTTGTTTAACAAGGGTCTTGATCTCCAGAATGCCGCGGCTGGGCCTAGAGCTGGCAACAGGTCACCCCATGCCGCCCACAGAGCTGCCTTTGTGGTCCTGGCCCTTCCTAGAGCAGGCTTTGCAGACCCAGCACCTCTCCCGGGTGCTCATGACAATGGCCTCATCCCAGGCCCCCTGTGCACCCCACGGGACCCAGGCTGCCAGCAAGTCCTTCCTCTGGGCCGTTTCTTGCCAGTCTCCTCTGGCCTGGAGCCTGCTCTCGATCCTGCTGGGCCGAGTCGTGGGGCTCTGACTGTAGTCCTGGCCTCCCCAGGCCTCAGTCTTTTCCGTAAGGCAGGGGTGCCCCCAATCCTGCGCACCAAACCAAAGTGGTGCGAGGTGCGGGGAGAGGGTCTAGAATGCGACCCGCGGGGATGATGGGTGTCGCTGCTGACTGGGCTAAGGCTGGCGGGGATGTGTCCAGGGCCGCCTTGGGGCAGGCACTGTGTGGCCTGGGGCAGGAGCGGTGCTACCCCACACCCGCCATCCCGTCACTCACTGCGGTCCCCTGAGATGATCTGCAGCAGCTCGTAGTCATCGGGCTCCTCCTCGTCCAGGTTGTGTTTGTCCAGGGCCTTGCGAATGACAGTGGGAGCCTTATCCTGGCTGGTCACCTGGGGCAGAGCGGGGGACAGTCCTTCAGGGCACAGGCCCTAGAGTGGCTCCCCAGAGTGCAGTGCCAGGGACCCTCCAGAGTCTCCTGTGCTCTAAGAGCAGGGACTCACACTTtcatcccctctgcttccctgagGGTGGCCTCCTTGGAAGGAAGGGTGGTCCTTCCCCGCTGTTCCTAGCCCCCTTCTCCTACAACAGAGACCACTGTGTCCCCCATGTCCCCTGGGGAGCCGTGTGAACCCCAGGGATTGACACATCTGGGGAGCAGATGGCCTCTAATCCAACCCAAGAGAGCCGGGTCTGCTCTgggctggaggctgggggtgggtggcACAGGTCAGAGGCCCGGAGGCCTGGACCCTGAGGGCGGCCAGGGCACAGGCAGGGCTCAGACAAAGGTCATGCAGGTGAGTGCTTACTGACAGCCAGGATACCTCCTGGCAGCAGGAGGCTGGGTGCAGGCTGGCGTGCCATGGGGCATGCCTGACCCAGCAGGGTAGAGGTGGCCGACGACTCCCTGCAGCCAGAGGCCTGGACGGGCAGACCCCATTGGCTCTGGGTTCAGAGACATCCAGACTCGCACTGCTGCTGGCCCCTCCGTGGCTGCCACCATGTGGCTGCCCCCACTCTCTTGGCCTGGatccctccctgccccttcaCCAGCCAGTGCCCCATGGAGGCACCCAGAGTCACTGCTGCCTCCTCtgctccagcctccagagctgtatCTCCTTCCTTAGCAAAGTCAAGGTCAAACCCCGCTCCTGTGGGCCCattcctcccctccactccctggGATGAAGCCCTTGGCATTGACCACTTCTTCTTATTCCTGTCTCCCTTCTTGACCCCTAGAACATGGACTCCAGGAGGGCTTGGGATGGTCCTTGGTGCTCAACATGTCTGCCACCTGGCTAGGTGAGCGCGAGGGGCCACCCCGGCCAGCAGGCTCACCAGGATGCTCTTGTACATGTTGCCGTTGTCCACGTCCAGGCTGACGCGGACGATGCAGCAGTCGCCCACCTGCTGGTTGTAGAGCGGCAGGGAGGAGCTGTAGCTGCAGACCCCTGAGACGGAGCGCTTGTGGGTGCGAGTGGTGGCCACGGGCGTGGTGCAGGCGGACGATGAGGAGGTGCTGCTGGAGGCCGAGCTGATGCCGGAAGTCTCTGGGGAGGACTGGGAGGCCGACTCCCAGAACTGTGGGGGACGGTGACATCAGCAGAAGCCCAGACCCTGTGGGGCACCTGGAGGGCCACTGGAGGGCTGCCGGAGCCGCGTTTGTGAGATGGGATTTCCCGGCCCTCGTGTGGATGCGGGGAGGGGTGGGGATGCTCGCGCCAGGAGGCAGGGTGGGGGACGGGCAGGTGGGCACCTTCTTTTCCTGGCCATCAGGGGACTCTGGGACGAAGCTCATGTTGATCTCCTCCACGTCGGAGCTGGAGGAGCCGGCCGAGTGCACGCTGAGCGCATCTGTGATGTCCCCGCTGCTGAGGTAGGAGCCACACCTGAGCTGGTCACACGACCTGGAGTGGGAACTGCTGCTGGTGCTGAGCTCTGTGCTGGGGGCCTGGCGGCTGGATGACATGGCTGGCTTACCAGGGGCCCCTCGTCAGGGACACATCCCACCCTGTCCTTTCCCCTGCTGCACTCTGTACAGGGGGTACTAGCTAGAGGCTTGGTCAATCACCAGGACCCACCCCTCCCACCTACAGCCGTCTGAGACCATTCAGAAGCGCTCGTTTCCCAGAGGAGGAAACCGGGGCCCTGTCACAGGATGGTCAGAGACGGTGCAGCCCAGTGCTGGCCTGTGTGGCTTGGCCCTGAAGCTCCTCTGGCCCTGGCTGCTGGGTCGGGCACCTACTCGCTCCAGCGCTTCACAATGGCAGTGCTCTTCTTGGTCTTGAGGGTGTTGCTGGCAGACTCAGACGGGGGCTCCAGCTCACAGGACAGGCTGTAGCTACAGGCAGGGACGGTGGTGAGGCCACCAGGAGCTGCATGCGGGCCTCTTCCTAGGACCTCCCCAGAAGCTGGACCTGGGGGCCACTGCCCTCCTGGTCCGACACCGACCAAAATCTCAGGTCCCAACCTCTTGGGAGCCAGTCCAGGCCACCCTCAAtgtccccagctcctgcccagccTCACCTCTCGGCCTCACTGAGCCGCTCCATGGCCCGGAACCAGGACCCAAAGTGCTCCGCGGGCGCGATGCTGTAATTGTTGCAGGCTGACTGAAGCAGCTTGATCTGCGCAAtgacctcaaactcctgggcgGGGGGCGGACAGGAGGGTGAGGGGCCCTGTCCAGGCACAGGGCAAGGCAGGGGCTGCCCTCTGGGACTTTGCTTGGGTCCCTCTGCCCCTCCAGGACCCTCTGTGTCCCACAGCCACTCCTTGGCAGCTAGCCCAGACCCAACTCCTTCCCACCCTTCTCAGTCACCAAACATGCAATGCtcaccttccttctcttctcGAAGTTGATCAACCTCCCCTGCAAGACAGACAACCAGCATCCCTCAGGGAGCTGCCCTCCACCTTTAaggcctcctgcctctgcccccccACGAGAGCCGCCAGGGGACGGGGCACCTGCACAGGCTCTGGGGATAACGGGGACCGAGGCTTTGGGTGAGGAGGCCCTACGTGGGCTCCGCAGGCTGCCTGACCTTCACGCATGCCCACAGCTACCCCAGAGCTGTTCCGTCCACGCCCCACAGCCAGGCAGCCTGTGGCACACAGGAGGGTGGTGCGTTCCCCTGCACGGGGCCACGAAGCTCTCAGCAATACTGCGGGCTCAGGGGCCAGCAAGGGCTCTCTCCTCCCAAGCCTTGGGACCCAGGACCCCAACCCAGTTCCTGCCCTGCCCCCGGCCTTGGGCTCACTCACATACAGATAATCCTTCATGGCAGTGTCCAGCATCACCAGGTCAGTGAGAAACGTGCCCAGGTAGGGGACGGTGCCCTGGATGATACCCTGTGGCATTGGGTGGGGGGTGATAAGTAAGGCCTGGGGCCCTGCCCTGAAGGCTTCTTAGCCTGACCCTAATCCCACGTGGCCTCCCACTGGGAGCAGTCTGGGAACCTTAAGCCACCTCTGTCCCAAGTCCCCCTCCTAGACTCTATGAACCCCAATCTGTCTCTGGGCACCTCCCTGGCTGGCATGTGCCAGATGCCCAAGGTTATGTGACTCCTGatcacccctccccaccaaaaactCTGCCAGACCCCGGGTCTGGGGCTTCAGCTCATTCCCCATGGTGCCAGCTGGTCAGGGCGGGGCCCCGCCTGGGTCCAGAGGAGATCAGGTCCAACGGGGCTCAGGGGCAACAGGAGGGAGGGAGTAGGGGAGCCCCTTCCTCTCCAACTCCCCCAGCACCCACATCCCTCCCTGGCCTTGGACATGGTCACTCACCGATTCCTTTGGCCGCCTCTGGGTTCTCTTGGGATTCATCTCCAGGGTAGCAAACTTGGAGGTCCCCTCCTGCCAGGGTGGAGGGTGGGGTCAGAGCCTTCCCCTTGCCCCTCATCCATCAGTACCCCTGACCTTGGGCCCACGGGCTGGTGCCAAGTTCCTGCTGCCCCAGCACTCACTAGTGGGGACCCTGAGTTGGCAGCCTGGTCTCTCTGTGCCAGTTTCCTCATACAAAGTGGGGACAGGACTACACCTGCCTAGGGGGCAAAGAGGGCTTGGTGCCACATTACTGGCACCGGTGCTGTCCCAACTCGCCCTCGGCAGCACAGTCTGCTCAGAGCCCACgtgttccttttcctcttgaGCCCCATCACCTCGTGAATTGGCATCTATACTCCTCCACTTgccagatgagaaaactgaggcctgtGGGGGGGGGTGGTGCTTGGAGGGCAGGCCGTCCACACCTCTCTGGCCAGTGACGGGGTTCTGTCTTTCCCTCGGGAACACTGACGAGGCTCCCGACACTGTGCTTTCATGCCACACACGGGGATTTAAATGTGGGATGCTTCTTCCTGACCTAGCTAGAAAGCGTCCCTTCCAGGGGCCCTGGGCCACCCTGTCCCACGGAACAAGCCTTTCTCTTCACTCCTCGTGATCTTAGCTTGCATGCCCAGGGTCTCCAGCTGAGCTGAACCTCAAGTGGGGAGAGGGACAAGGTGTCTGGGTTCCTGcctgccccagcccctagatGGCTCCCGTCTCCACAGGGCCCTGGCAACATTCCCCTGCAGAAAGCTGTCATTCTCCACTCGGGACTCCTGGGGGCCACCGCAGACTGACCAGGGGTCTGGGGTGGAgacactctgctttctcctttatAGGGAGGCTTCTGAGGTGGGCTACTTggcacctgcccctgctccaaggAGTGTGCAACCTCTTGAGGGTTCTATGACCTGTCAGCAGCCTCTGCTCTAGGGGCAGAGCCCAGCGCCACCAGGGCAGCCAGATCTGCGTCTCGAGTCTGAATGTCAGGACCCAAGCCTGGCGGCCCCTTTGGTTGGCTGGCCCTGGGCACCCCCTGCAGATTCCCATTCTTGGCAGACCTCTCCCCTGGGATGTGCATTCACGCAGAAGTGGTGGCAGGGGCCTGGGTGGCTCGAGGAAGGAAGCCTGGCCCTCGGTCCACCCTACAGCCTGCGTGAGGCCACATCCCAGCAGACAGCTGCAGGCCTGCTGACCCTGCCTACTCCTCCACCCTCAGGAACAGTGGGTCCTCCTGTCTTGAAACAGACCCTCTTCCCTCTGTCCAGAGAGACAGGACTGGAAGTTTTCAAGGAAGCGTTTGATGAGGATCTGACCCCCAGCCTGTCTCTCCCTCCATCCACCCCAGGACCCCCCTGACCTTGATGAGCAGCTCTCTGCTCAAGGAGTAGTTGTTCTCATCAGAGAAGATCTCAGATAGCTTCTGGAATATTCGGAAGCTGTCCCTGTAGGAAGAACGAAGAGGAGATGACACttgggaagggtggggaggggtgtgACAGCCTTCCAACTGCCTGGGAAAATGGGCTGCAGATGGGATCCAGGGCCTTACAGCCTGGGGAGGGGAGCTCCTGGCTGGCGCAAGGGGGACCCCATCCCCATTTCTGCTGAGCAGTGTTTTCACCTGTTCTGATTTGGACTGGACAAAGATTCTGTGGTTACAGGTAAAAACCTGAGCATTGCCCTGCAGGCCCCACCTGGGGTCTGGCGGAGGAGGAAACCAAGGCCTGATGCAGAATGCTGATGGGTCTTGAGACCCGCGGTGCCCGCCAGGGCTCCCGCCCTCAGGGCTGATGCCTGCCCCAGTTCACCGAGCTCCTGGGGAGAGCGCCCACCTGGAGACCTCCTCCCACGTCTTCTTCAGACGGTGGATGGCGTTGCTCTGCAGGGCAGAGAGGATGGCGTAGAGAGAGGAGAAGTTCTTCAGGACTCGGCACTCCTGGGGACAAGGACTCTGTGAGCCACGCCTGGAGCTCCTGCCAGCTCCTGCTGGACTCCTGGGCTGGCCCAGCCCCTGAGATGGTGCCAGGGGAGTccctgagggaggcctgggatccTGGGGGAATGAGTGCCCAGGCAGACTCAAGGCCAGCATGGCCCTGGGGAGGAGCGGCCTGGGGTCCATGCAGGGGCTCAGACCATACACCACATTCTGAGAGCAGATAAAGGTGAAGAGGTGTCCCTGGGCTCCTCTCACCACATACCCTGGCCACTTCGACCCAGTGTTCCACCACCCGGGCCCTGTCTGAGGCCTTCATGCTCCGGTCCCCAAGGCAGGTAGTGATGACACAGTTGGCCACATTGTTGAACTGGGTGACGGTGGCACGGATAGTGGGTGCTAGGTGCTCCTTGCCCTTCTTGTCCCTCTGGGACCAGATGGAACCCAGGCAGTGGTAGGGCACCACCTTCTTGAACAGCTCCTGGGGAGGAAGGTCAGGGTCACCCACCTGTGTTGCAGACCACTGTCCCCCAGGCCTGGACTGGAGCCCTGTGGTCAGGGCTggagctcaggaagttgaggatGTGGCTTGACCTTGTGGGAATCCCTGGGTTTTGTTCCCTGACCACCGAGGACACCCTGCACGTGAGGAACCCAGGGTGAAATCTCGGCAGGAAAGCAAAAATAGCGTTTTCTCTGCCAGTCTCTGTCCAAGTACCAGGAAGAGGCTTCAGCCTGAGGTCCCAAGGCACCCTCTGCCCTCCATTTCACATGCCCAACTGGGCTTTACCCAGAATCTGCTAGGACAGTACACATCAGGTGCCTaataagtgctgaggctggcgaGGCCTCCTGGGCAGACCCTGGGTGACCTGTGGGCCTGGGGGCTCCAtagtgagcacctgtcctccctgGGTCAGGCCCATCAAGCTGTGTCCTGTCTCCTTGTGTCCTTGTATAGTCACCCTATGGAAAGCAGGGGTGTCCCATGGCCCCGAGGGAGTGGGCCTAGGGCATGTATTCTGCACAGGTGGAGCCGGGATTAGGATCGGAACACAGCTCTGGGGCAGGGGATGGCAGGTCTGTGCGTCTGAGGACAGAAGGAGGGCCACTCCCTCCTGCCCAAGCCACACTCAGCTACTCACCGCATCCATCAGCGTGAACTGCTCTGCCACCAGGTCAGGAGGGAATGCTAAGAGGTGAGGCTTCTCCTGGCTCAGCCCATTCTCCGTGGACACAGGCGAAGGCCAGCAAGGTTCCACTGACAGCGCGGGTGCTGAAGTGGGCTCTGGCTCTAGAGTCTGTGACAGGGCCGGTTCCCGTTCTGGAGCAGGTGATGCAACGGGCTCAAGCTCTGGAGCTGGTGCTGGAACTGGCTCCTGATCCAGAACGGGTGCTGGAGCTGCCTGTAGCTCCGAGGCTGGTGCTGTGGACTGCAGCTCTGGAGCGGATGCTGGTGCTGTCACTGGACTGGGTGCCAGGGCTGGTTCTGGAGCTGGCTCTAGCTGTAGCTCTGGAGTTGGTTTCAGAGCCAGCACTGGAGCTGCTGCTAGAGCTGCAGGAGCACAGACCCCACATGACTGCCTGCCTGAGCCTGTCCAAAGACAGAGACATCCCGAGCCCACACAGGACGACCTCCCCGACTGCAGTGCATCCCGACCAGCAAGGCTCATCCTTGCTTCTGGCCCAGTGCCAGCCCTGGAGCCTACTCTCCATGGTGCCCAGCTTGACTCTTCCTCATGTGCCCTCAGACACTCACCCCAGGTCTCCTCGCCCTCGGGCTCAGCCTCGCTGGGCTCCAGGTCCTCCAGCTGGGCCAGAAGAAGGTGGGCACGGCGCTCCAGGTCCGAGCCAGGCATGTTGAGCTGCACATAAGCCACCAGCTGCTTGAGGCAGGGAAAGTCCGGAGGCTGGCAGAAATCCTCCGAGTACTGGTCCAGCCAGGTCCCCAGGATGGAGGAGATGGCGCTGGGGACCGGAGGGTGAGCAGCAATCAGAGGTCTGGCCTTTCCTACCCTATGGCCTCTCACATTCCTATGGGGCTGGACTCCTGCGCCAACCCTGTCCCTCTAGAGGCAAGTCCAACCCAGTCCAACCCAAGTCCCTTTGACTGTACAGATCACCAGGCAAGGTTACAAAGAACTTCCACTAGAGGGAGCCCTGGGACAATGATCAGACCAACTCCCCTTAAAGGTCTCCAGGGAAGCCTGACACTCCTCTGTCTGCCTCCTACCCCACTCCCCAATGCACACTCCACCACCTCCTTCCAGCACTCACAGGGCCCCATCAACACCTCAGCCTGTGGCTCGTGCTGCCACGCAACCTCATTTTCTGTGAGCTGTGTGTGGGTCTTGTCTCCCGAAGGGCATGGCCTGTCCCCTGCAATCTCTGAGTCCCCCTGGGGACCAGCTGAGAACCCATTATCAAGGAGCTGAGCATGGTCAGctgctccccagccctccagtccAGTCTTCACACAGGACAGGTGGGCAGGCccggctgggctgggctgggccagggTGGGGATGCATGGCCACAGGCCAGCTCTGGGCCCCAGCCTCCCCGCTGCTCCCAGGGGGCCTGGGACCTCACCCACAGCTCTGTCCTCCTCCTGCAGGCAAAGCCCCAGACCTCAGCCTGCCAGCAGGAATCAAAAGTGGGAGCCAGTGTTTATGCCTAGCCCTCCCAAGGCACAGCCTCCGACACCCCCACTTTGGAGACAGAAGCCCTCCCTTGACCCAAAGCTCACTCACTTTTTAAGTTGCTCCTGAGGCCCGCCGTTCTCACTGGAGTAGGGCAGGATGCAGCCATATCTAGGGGAGGCCGTGAGGGCGTCACATCTACCGTACCTGCTTATGACGTCTAGGGTTACTGGCTGATCCCCGACAGGAGGGGCCAGGACCGCAGGGGTCTTCCTGCTCTTTTCACCAGGTGATGCCCAGTGCCTGGAAATGTACTTGCACACAGCAGGCACTGCATAGATGTTCGCTGAATGAATGAGCCCAACCAGCTGCTTCTCCAATACCCCAGGGGTCCCTGCTGTGGCTACATCTAGTCCCCCCAACCAGATGGAATCTGGACCCTCctttacaaatggggaaactgcTTTGCCCCAGGCAGCGAGCTTCTTCATGGGGGAGGGGCACTCACAGCGCCAGGCTGGGCAGGCACTTCAGACTCATGCCACTTGGTCCTCACTACTCTTGAGGGTGGTGCTCTGAGTACCCGCGTTTCCCCAGAGcaaactggggctcagagaggagCAGGCGTTCCCATGACCCCGCCAGCAGGTGGCGAGTCCCTCTGGGCTTGGAGCTGGGGCTCACCTTTTGAAGAGCAggtccagcacctgctgggtagTAGTGAAGGCTCTGTAGGTGCACAGGAAGACGGTGACATAGGAAAGGTCGCTGCCCTGGAAGGCGGGCACCAGGTGCTCCACCAGCTTCTCCAGGGTGCCCGCCTTCACGGTGCGCACCTTGCAGGTCTCATAGAGGTTCAGCGCCGACTCGTTCTCACCCTGGGCAGACAAGGGAGGGGCGGTCTGTGGTAGCACAAGCCTCCAGAGTGGATGGAGCTTAGGCCAAACTCCCAAGTACTCAGCAGCTGTGGCCAGAGTTGGGACAGGAGGGTCTCCAGAGGAAAAGGGGTCTTGGCCTTAAAAGTAGAATTTGAAATGTGGGAGTGATCACAACTACTGATTCCTTTGGGCCAGTGTGAGGGACGTTCATAGCCTCAGATAATGGTGAGCCTCTCCGAGGGAGTCCTAAGGAGCACCCATCCAGAGAGAAGATGGGACTGTCCTAGGGTGGGGGAACAGCCTGTCAGGACACACAGGCGGTGTTCCCTCGGTTGCAGAGGGAGGTCGCCACACGGCCCAGGAGCAGACACAGGAGCACGGGGCTGAACAGCTGCAGCAGTAGCCTCCCTTCTGGAGACTTAGGAGCCGAGTCACACACCCCCATTGACctggaggggcctggggatgttCTCTGTGAGGTGGGGACATGCAGGAAGCGTATGTGACAGCTGTGCCTGTGCTTTTTAGGTGAAGACAGCTGCAGTAGGTGTACGAATGCAGGGCTGGGAGAAGGTGCAGTGAGGTCAGCTGACAGCTGAGGGGACACCTGGGAACACGATGCAGCCTGACGAGAGGTGGGACAGAAGTGAGAACATCTTCTCCCACACTTGGCCGCTGTAATCAGGGCCTTGGCACCTGATCAGGTGCTGGGGGGCCCTGGGAGGGATGGGGAGCAAAGGCCCAGAGTCTTCTCAAGTGGTACAGGGCCCTGGTGGCTCTGGGAAGGAGCCTGGCACAGTTGCCATTCGGGATCTGTGTCCTGGGCTTGAGTGGAGACCCTGGCACACACTTACCCCGAGCCAGCGCTGGCCCTTGCTGGCCCCATGATGCAGCTGCACCTTGCGCAGGGAGATGGAGTAGATGACCCCATTGACCAGCTCCTCACCGATCTCCTGCGTGGAGCTCTGCAAAGACAGTGCCCGGCAGCCGGGCCCTGACGTTAGGGGCCTGCCTGGCCTGAGTAGCCTTCTGTCTCCAAGAGGAGGCACAGATACGTGGCCATGCAGACCTCCAGCTccaggtaaaataaaaacatcagggCAGGGGCTGCTGCCCCACATTCCCCTTCTCACCCAGCCAGTAACACCCTGGGGTGTGGACAATGGGCCCCTGGGCTCCCAAGCGCCCAACCAGCTGCTCAGGACAGGCCATCTCTCGCTCCATCCTCTCTCCAGGACGGGCACTGTAATTGACCACTTCAGAGATGGGCATGTGCCGCCAAGAGGAGCAGCTGACCTTTCACTGAGCTGCCTCAGGTAAACAGTGGCTAGAACCCCAAGGCCCTGCTTCTGTGGCCCCCCAAGAAGGCAGCTCCTCAGGCCAGGGGTGCTGTAGCCATCCTGCTCCCACCTCTCTTCTACCCCACCTGGGGTCCCCAGCTGACCCAGCTATAGTGAAAAGCTGTTcctggcccagccctgggtcagcaGCATGGGTCTGGGGCAGGTGTGTGGCATCTCTGAGGGCTACGTCACAGCCACTTCCTTCCCCTCTGCTCATTTATGCCCTTGTGCCCACGTGGGCTCTTCGTGGGAGCGTGGCAGATATGAATGGTGGGGCAGATGGGACCAGTGGTGGTGCTGGGGTCCACAGAACCCCCTAAACATGGAATATCGGCTGGGGCAGAAAGTGGGGTCCTCTGACTGCTCCCAGGCCCCAGGGCAAGAAGGAAAGGCTTTTATTTTAGGAGCAGACTCTGCCCACCAGCGGGCTAGCTCAGGGGCTGCATCCTGCTTAGCCACGCCACCTCCGCTGCAGGGTGAGCACCCACCTCACTGTCCGG is drawn from Urocitellus parryii isolate mUroPar1 chromosome 4, mUroPar1.hap1, whole genome shotgun sequence and contains these coding sequences:
- the Ralgds gene encoding ral guanine nucleotide dissociation stimulator isoform X3, which produces MMVDCQSSTQEIGEELVNGVIYSISLRKVQLHHGASKGQRWLGGENESALNLYETCKVRTVKAGTLEKLVEHLVPAFQGSDLSYVTVFLCTYRAFTTTQQVLDLLFKRYGRCDALTASPRYGCILPYSSENGGPQEQLKNAISSILGTWLDQYSEDFCQPPDFPCLKQLVAYVQLNMPGSDLERRAHLLLAQLEDLEPSEAEPEGEETWALAAAPVLALKPTPELQLEPAPEPALAPSPVTAPASAPELQSTAPASELQAAPAPVLDQEPVPAPAPELEPVASPAPEREPALSQTLEPEPTSAPALSVEPCWPSPVSTENGLSQEKPHLLAFPPDLVAEQFTLMDAELFKKVVPYHCLGSIWSQRDKKGKEHLAPTIRATVTQFNNVANCVITTCLGDRSMKASDRARVVEHWVEVARECRVLKNFSSLYAILSALQSNAIHRLKKTWEEVSRDSFRIFQKLSEIFSDENNYSLSRELLIKEGTSKFATLEMNPKRTQRRPKESGIIQGTVPYLGTFLTDLVMLDTAMKDYLYGRLINFEKRRKEFEVIAQIKLLQSACNNYSIAPAEHFGSWFRAMERLSEAESYSLSCELEPPSESASNTLKTKKSTAIVKRWSDRQAPSTELSTSSSSHSRSCDQLRCGSYLSSGDITDALSVHSAGSSSSDVEEINMSFVPESPDGQEKKFWESASQSSPETSGISSASSSTSSSSACTTPVATTRTHKRSVSGVCSYSSSLPLYNQQVGDCCIVRVSLDVDNGNMYKSILVTSQDKAPTVIRKALDKHNLDEEEPDDYELLQIISGDRKLKIPENANVFYAMNSTANYDFVLKKRTFSKGAKVKHGASSTLPRMKQKGLRIAKGIF
- the Ralgds gene encoding ral guanine nucleotide dissociation stimulator isoform X1, giving the protein MVQRMWAESAGPAGGAEPLFPGSRRSRSVWDAVRLEVGVPDSCPVVLHSFTQLDPDLPRLESSTQEIGEELVNGVIYSISLRKVQLHHGASKGQRWLGGENESALNLYETCKVRTVKAGTLEKLVEHLVPAFQGSDLSYVTVFLCTYRAFTTTQQVLDLLFKRYGRCDALTASPRYGCILPYSSENGGPQEQLKNAISSILGTWLDQYSEDFCQPPDFPCLKQLVAYVQLNMPGSDLERRAHLLLAQLEDLEPSEAEPEGEETWALAAAPVLALKPTPELQLEPAPEPALAPSPVTAPASAPELQSTAPASELQAAPAPVLDQEPVPAPAPELEPVASPAPEREPALSQTLEPEPTSAPALSVEPCWPSPVSTENGLSQEKPHLLAFPPDLVAEQFTLMDAELFKKVVPYHCLGSIWSQRDKKGKEHLAPTIRATVTQFNNVANCVITTCLGDRSMKASDRARVVEHWVEVARECRVLKNFSSLYAILSALQSNAIHRLKKTWEEVSRDSFRIFQKLSEIFSDENNYSLSRELLIKEGTSKFATLEMNPKRTQRRPKESGIIQGTVPYLGTFLTDLVMLDTAMKDYLYGRLINFEKRRKEFEVIAQIKLLQSACNNYSIAPAEHFGSWFRAMERLSEAESYSLSCELEPPSESASNTLKTKKSTAIVKRWSDRQAPSTELSTSSSSHSRSCDQLRCGSYLSSGDITDALSVHSAGSSSSDVEEINMSFVPESPDGQEKKFWESASQSSPETSGISSASSSTSSSSACTTPVATTRTHKRSVSGVCSYSSSLPLYNQQVGDCCIVRVSLDVDNGNMYKSILVTSQDKAPTVIRKALDKHNLDEEEPDDYELLQIISGDRKLKIPENANVFYAMNSTANYDFVLKKRTFSKGAKVKHGASSTLPRMKQKGLRIAKGIF